In Sulfuriferula plumbiphila, the genomic window GCGCAACGGCGACCAGGTGGAGGTGTTGACTTCACCCAATGCCTGGCCCAACCCGGCGTGGGTCAATTTTGTTGTATCCGGCAAAGCGCGTGCCCATATCCGCCACTATCTGCGCACCATGCACGCCGAAGAATCCGCCCAGCTCGGCGAGCGTCTGCTTGATCAGGCGCTGCGCGCGCTGGGCGCCGACCCGGGTAAAATCCAGGCCAGCTGCTGGGAGCGCCTGCACAAGGAAACCGGCAAGGAGCGCGTGGAAGTCCTCACCGATATCGGTCTGGGCAAGCGCCTCAACGTGGTGGTGGCACGCCAGTTGCTGGCGCAGGAAACCGGCCAGCCGGTGCAGCGTCCCCATGGGGCCATCGCCATCCGCGGCTCCGAAGGGGTAGCGGTACAGCTGGCCAAATGTTGCCATCCGATACCGGGCGACCCCATTATCGGTTTCATCAAATCCGACCAGGGCCTGGTTATTCATACCCACGATTGTCCCTCCATCAAGCACTATCGCGACGATCCGGACAAATGGCTGGACGTGGAGTGGGAGCCGGGGCTGACTAAAATGTTCGACGTCAACATCAAGCTCATCGTGCTCAACCAGCGTGGGGTGCTTGCCAAATTGGCGGCAGTTATTGCCGAGGAAGGCTCCAATATCGACAATGTGGCGATGGAGGAAGAAGACGGCAGCCAGTACACCACCATCTATTTCACTTTGCAGGTAGAACAGCGCATGCACCTGGCTCGCATCATGCGCAGCTTGCGGGTTCTGCCCGAGGTGGTGCGCATCATGCGTGTGAAAAACCGCAAGGATGGGCGCGTGCAGACGCAGTAGTTGTGCGGGCGGCCAGCCACTGAAATTCAAATCGAACAGGAACGCTCATGAGCAAACACATCATCCGCACCGACGCCGCACCCGTCGCGATTGGCACTTATTCGCAGGCAGTGAAAGCGGGCAATACCGTTTACTTGTCCGGCCAGATCGGCCTCGACCCGGCCACCATGCAGATGGCCGCGGGCACGGAGGCGCAGATTCACCGCGTATTTCAGAACCTCAAGGCAGTGGCTGAAGCCGCAGGCGGCAGCCTGGCCGATGTGGTCAAGCTCAATGTGTTTCTGACTGACCTGAGCCACTTTGCCAGGGTGAACCAGATCATGGCTGAATATTTCAGCGAGCCCTACCCGGCGCGTGCCGCGGTGGGCGTGGCGGCACTGCCGCGCGGCGCCGAGATCGAGGCCGACGGGGTAATGGTGCTGGGTTAAGCGGATTGGCTGCACCGTCCAAGCCCGCCGGGGCGGGCAATGCGCTGCCTCCGGTGTTCACCAAACTGGGACTGCATACCCCGGCGGACTTGATCCTGCATCTGCCGTTGCGCTATGAGGATGAAACCCGTATCTCCGCCATTGCCGATGCCCTGCCAGGCCGCGCCACCCAGGTACAGGGCGTGGTTACCCATTGTGAGGCCAAATACAAGCCGCGCCGCGCGCTGATTGCGCGCATTCGCGACGACAGCGGCGGCGAGATCAGCCTGCGTTTCATCAATTTTTACGGCAGCCAGGCCAAACAGTTTGCCGAGGGCAACCTGATCCGCGCATTGGGCGAGGTACGCGGCGGCTTCTGGGGGCTGGAGATGGTGCATCCGCGCTACCGCGTGGTGAGTGCCGAAGCGCCGTTGCCGGACAGCCTCACGCCGATTTACCCCGCCGCCGCAGGCGTGGCGCAAACGCTGCTACGCAGACACATCGGTGCCGCACTGACGCAGGCGGATTTGACCGACACGCTGCCGGACAGCCTGCGCAGCCGCTTTAATCTGCCCGACTTTGCCAGCAGTGTGCGTACCCTGCACAACCCCCCTCCCGACATCCCGCCAGCTCAACTCGAATACCGCACCCATCCGGCGTGGCGGCGTATCAAGTTCGACGAGCTGCTGGCGCAGCAATTGTCGCTGCGTCTGGCGCGCAACGCCCGGCGCGCACAGGGCGCACCCATGCTGGCGGGTGAGGTGGCGCTGGTGACACAACTGCAGAATTCCCTGCCGTTCCGGCTCACCGCCGCTCAGCAGCGCGTGTGGCATGAAATTCGTACCGACCTTGCCGCGTGCCACCCCATGCAGCGCCTGCTGCAGGGCGATGTGGGCAGCGGCAAGACGGTGGTTGCCGCGCTCGCCGCTGCGCAGGCCATCGGGCATGGCTATCAGGCCGCGTTCATGGCGCCGACCGAAATTCTCGCCGAGCAGCATTATCACAAGCTCACGCAATGGTTCGCGCCACTGGGCATTGAGGTGGCATGGCTGGCTGGGAGCCTGTCCAAAAAAGACAAACAGGCCGCGGTGGCGCGGCTGGTGTCTGGGGAAGCACGGCTTGCAGCGGGTACTCACGCGCTGTTTCAGGAGCAGGTTGAATTTGCCAATCTGGGGCTTGCCATCATTGACGAGCAGCACCGCTTTGGCGTCGCCCAGCGCCTGGCGCTGCGCCGGAAGGGCAACCAGCCGCATCAATTAATGATGAGCGCCACCCCGATCCCGCGCACGCTCTCCATGAGCTATTACGCTGATCTCGATGTGTCGGTGATTGACGAACTGCCACCGGGGCGCAGCCCGGTTGTGACCAAGCTTCTGGCCGACAGTCGCCGTGAGCAGGTGGTCGAGCTGGTGCGCGAACGCTGCCGCGCAGGGGGGCAAGTCTACTGGGTGTGTCCGCTGATTGAAGAATCGGAGAAACTGCAGTTGCAGACCGCGCTGGATACCCACGCAGTGCTCGCGTCTGCGCTGCCCGAGCTCGATATCGGCCTGGTCCACGGGCGCATGAACGGCCGCGACAAGGCGGTGGTAATGGCCGGTTTCAAATGTGGTGATCTGCAATTACTGGTGGCGACCACGGTGATCGAGGTGGGCGTGGATGTGCCGCGCGCCTCGCTGATGGTGATCGAACACGCCGAGCGCATGGGCTTGGCACAGCTGCATCAGTTACGCGGCCGGGTCGGGCGCGGCAGTACGCAAAGCGCGTGCATCCTGCTCTACCAGCAGCCGTTGTCAGACGCCGCCCGTGCCCGGCTCAAGGTGATTTTCGAGAACAGCGACGGCTTCGTCATCGCACGCGAGGATTTGCGCCTGCGCGGCCCGGGCGAATTCCTCGGCGCACGCCAGTCGGGTGCACCCATGCTGCGCTTTGCCGATATCGAGGCGGATGCCGATATACTCGAACAGGCGCGCGCCGCCGCCGAATGGCTGCTCATTCATGATGGACTGGCGGCACGGAACCATGTCTTGCGCTGGCTGGGCGGACGCCAGGATTATATTAAAACCTGATTGAATGGTTGTAATGTACCAGACAGCTTTTTCGGCAGATGTCGTTAACGCTACGTACGGCGCAATCATAAGCTCCGCCAATAAACAGGAGATTGCAGATGAACATGCGACTATGGCAGGGGTTGATATTACTCGGCATGCTGATTGCACGGCCAGGCATGGCTGCGGAAACGCTGTTTCTCGGGATACAGGACTACAACCGCAGTCCCATCGTAGTGGCGGAGGAGTTCCATGGGCTGACCAGTTACCTCAGTCGGGTGCTGAAGCGTCCGGTCAAAGTCGAAACGGTGCGCGACTACAGCAAGTATCTGGCAGAAGCCAAACAAAAACAATTCGCCTTCATGTTTGCGCCACCCTCCATGATCATGCAGGCCAACAAACTGGCCGGCTATGAGCCAATAGCTAAAATTCCGGGACAGATATCTGCCGGTTTCATGGCGCTGGCGTCCAGCGGCATTGCTTTTCCGGAGGACATGAAAGGCAAGCGCATCGGTTTTACCGACGAGGACTCCATGGTCACCCAGCTGGCGCTGGCGGAGTTGCGCAGCAAGCATATTGATCCGGCCAAATACTTCAAGAGCGTGGCCTATTACCATGACGTGGACGGCATTGTGACCGCATTCAAGTACCGGCTGATCGACGTCGGCGTAGCCAATACCGGGGTGTTGAGCCTATGGAACAACAACGGCATGGATCTCAACCTTATCATGCAGAGCAAGGGCGTGCCCCACCTCACCTTTGCCACGCGCGGAGACCTGCCGAGCGAAATCAAACAGGCAGTTGCCCAGGCGCTGGTACGCGCAGACAAGGATAAGGAAGCACAAAGTTACTTCAGGAATACCGGCTACTCCAGTTTCGAGCCGGCCAGCCTGGCTGATTATAAAGATATGGTTCTGTTGTTGAACATCCACTGAGCTTATCCGGAAAGTTGCAGTTGTGCGTGTCAGGTAATGGTTCCGTGCTGCCCGTGGTTAACCGCTTTTTCCAGGTTCAATTGGGTGTATGCCGCATGGCATAATGGCGGGGTTTGCTTAACCATCGCCTACCATGTCCGGCCTGTGCAATTCATCTTCCTGGCGCACCCAGCTGATTGGCGTTCACGGCGCCGCGCGCGGCTGGCTTACCGATCAGGGTTCGCTCACGCGCCG contains:
- a CDS encoding RidA family protein, with the translated sequence MSKHIIRTDAAPVAIGTYSQAVKAGNTVYLSGQIGLDPATMQMAAGTEAQIHRVFQNLKAVAEAAGGSLADVVKLNVFLTDLSHFARVNQIMAEYFSEPYPARAAVGVAALPRGAEIEADGVMVLG
- the recG gene encoding ATP-dependent DNA helicase RecG, which translates into the protein MAAPSKPAGAGNALPPVFTKLGLHTPADLILHLPLRYEDETRISAIADALPGRATQVQGVVTHCEAKYKPRRALIARIRDDSGGEISLRFINFYGSQAKQFAEGNLIRALGEVRGGFWGLEMVHPRYRVVSAEAPLPDSLTPIYPAAAGVAQTLLRRHIGAALTQADLTDTLPDSLRSRFNLPDFASSVRTLHNPPPDIPPAQLEYRTHPAWRRIKFDELLAQQLSLRLARNARRAQGAPMLAGEVALVTQLQNSLPFRLTAAQQRVWHEIRTDLAACHPMQRLLQGDVGSGKTVVAALAAAQAIGHGYQAAFMAPTEILAEQHYHKLTQWFAPLGIEVAWLAGSLSKKDKQAAVARLVSGEARLAAGTHALFQEQVEFANLGLAIIDEQHRFGVAQRLALRRKGNQPHQLMMSATPIPRTLSMSYYADLDVSVIDELPPGRSPVVTKLLADSRREQVVELVRERCRAGGQVYWVCPLIEESEKLQLQTALDTHAVLASALPELDIGLVHGRMNGRDKAVVMAGFKCGDLQLLVATTVIEVGVDVPRASLMVIEHAERMGLAQLHQLRGRVGRGSTQSACILLYQQPLSDAARARLKVIFENSDGFVIAREDLRLRGPGEFLGARQSGAPMLRFADIEADADILEQARAAAEWLLIHDGLAARNHVLRWLGGRQDYIKT
- a CDS encoding phosphate/phosphite/phosphonate ABC transporter substrate-binding protein; this translates as MNMRLWQGLILLGMLIARPGMAAETLFLGIQDYNRSPIVVAEEFHGLTSYLSRVLKRPVKVETVRDYSKYLAEAKQKQFAFMFAPPSMIMQANKLAGYEPIAKIPGQISAGFMALASSGIAFPEDMKGKRIGFTDEDSMVTQLALAELRSKHIDPAKYFKSVAYYHDVDGIVTAFKYRLIDVGVANTGVLSLWNNNGMDLNLIMQSKGVPHLTFATRGDLPSEIKQAVAQALVRADKDKEAQSYFRNTGYSSFEPASLADYKDMVLLLNIH